In Quercus robur chromosome 11, dhQueRobu3.1, whole genome shotgun sequence, the sequence TCGGAAGTGCCTGAGGTAACCCCTCGTCACCggccccatagggattctcatcCCCCCCTCTACAAAGGCGAGGACAGGAATTACTACCTCGCCCGTTTCCCTCTTATAGTgccactcccccatcttacaatGCCTCAGACTTACGTTGGGAGGAATTTTGTAATCGGTGATGAACTTGTTCATCGCCTCCTCACTGTCGACTAATTTCCTCAGTCTCAGTCTCGGTTTAACCATTTCTATGATTTACTCAGCAAACACAACCAGCAACGGGAGAAGGAAGGGAaccagagaaaaataaacccagaaaagaaaaagcacgagttaatGGAGGCAGGGAACTTACATAAAAGAGGAAAGGCGCTTCGGAtaggctttttgtgctggagatagGCGTGAGTTTGGACGAAAGTTCAGATGAACCCAGAATATACGCACtggaactcttaagtgcaaaactgaagGGACAGATCCGTTCCAAAAAATCTCTTATACTTTCTAGGGTAACTGCAcaaattttcccgcccataaagaccAAGGGATCACCACCGTTCGATCTTCATCACACCGTAGAATGTGGGAAACATAAAGCCGCCTGTATTTAATGAGGCCATGTTTCGCCTTCCAAGGGCTCTAGGAACGTGTCTAGGGCAGATAAAAAGTTTCGAAAACCGATAGGTGACAAGGATTGACAGGCATTGGCAGAtatctgatgtcatcaaaaccctcctatccgtcTGAGGAgtcggatagcaggattttgaggggctattgtggggccagggGGATCAGGGCCCGCGCCGAGGAGGTCGTGGGCCGAGGACGAATGATCACAAGCCGAGGTGTCAAAGGGAACAACTGAGGATGGCcctatcctcggcactccaggaTTTCAATGGGAAGAATAGCGTCTCTATGAAGGCTATCCCTGAACAGCCCCCTGAAGGGGATGTGGGTGGAATGGGGCCCACGTGGAGGTACAGTGCAAAATTGGATCAAggaaaatacgtcccctccgcattaaatgtaCCCGCCAGCGTCCTggtcatgttaatgagaaaagacgcttggATGGTGTGACTTCGATtatcgcaactaacagaaagtaagggggaacagctgatgggacgggtacaaAAGTAACgcacctgcctgaccaacaagtggagggctaagatcaaccaagaatgactatataatgtaaaagttaggGCGCCAAGAGAGCTGGCTGGGAAAAAAGGGCCAGAAttcagagcctcccagcccgcctccaggagaaagactcctaggacGAAAACGgcttaaccatgtatgaacgccacgaaaaacccaccgtccgGTGATCAAGGCcaagcctttcaaacccacgctctacaaatgatattgtttgggcctttttacgtgcgagcCCAATATCGTTTTGGGTCGTTtccaaatcgtgtccttacaacaactttttacattttccataaaaataatatcaaaaatttcatttaataatttattaacagtTGCCTTAAGATCTCCATTAAGATAACCCtttattaaaacttaaaagagagaaaaaaaaatcttaacttACTCTTTTTATAAATCAATTTATTCAAAAGGTGATTAAAAAGTaaactgaaaaaaataatattaaaaaaacaagaaataaaaaaaatcaagctaaaAGCATGCTTGTGAAAGGTCATTGTttagtgaaaatgaaaattgaaaaatgaaaaaaaaagaaagcgaAGGTGATTGGCCCTCCATGTCTATATGAGCATGACGCACCCCCTACCTCGGAGTCAGGCGGCCCTCACTTTTTAAGTCATCaccaccaaaccaaaaaaagctaacaaacaaacaaaacgataaataaataatagaagaagaagaagaagaaagactcAACTCTCTCAACTCCTCCTTTGGACTCATCACTCTCATTCATTTTTGAACCCTAAATCTCAACTCACACACactcacatctctctctctctgtcttttgCTCTCATTTTCGTTTTCAATGGAGGATCCCGGATCCGATGGAGAGGTTGGGATCGGAGCCGGATTCGTCGATCAAGGTCGACAGCGACCTGAGCATGGAAATCGACCACCCGCCGCCGCTCCGCGAGAACGTCGCCACGGCCGAGGACTGGAGGAGGGCGCTCGGCAGGGTCGTCCCCGCCGTCGTCGTCCTCCGCACCAACGCCTATCGCGCTTTCGACACCGAGTCCGCCGGCGCCAGCTACGCCACCGGCTTCGTCGTCGACAAGCGCCGCGGCATCGTTCTTACTAACCGACACGTCGTCAAGCCCGGTACGGCGGTGtcgaactctctctctctctctctctctctctcttttgattcTTGTGAGGAAATTGAATTCCCTTTATGTTATATTCATTTCTTGTGTGTTTGGTTTCTTGGTTTTGTAGGACCTGTGGTTGCAGAGGCTATGTTTGTTAACCGTGAAGAAGTTCCGGTGCATCCTATATATAGAGATCCTGTGAGTCAccactctttctttttctgcttCTTCAATGCTTGTTCTTTATCAACAATCTTGCAAAATTACAAGCATTTCTTGATGAAGATTTAGTTTTCATTTCTGGTTATGTGTGAAATTGGGTTTGGGTTCTTGAGGAACATGGTGTTTGTGCTAAAGAAGCTACTTgtgtatttctttttatataatttt encodes:
- the LOC126707415 gene encoding protease Do-like 7 isoform X2 → MERLGSEPDSSIKVDSDLSMEIDHPPPLRENVATAEDWRRALGRVVPAVVVLRTNAYRAFDTESAGASYATGFVVDKRRGIVLTNRHVVKPGPVVAEAMFVNREEVPVHPIYRDP
- the LOC126707415 gene encoding protease Do-like 7 isoform X1, with the translated sequence MERLGSEPDSSIKVDSDLSMEIDHPPPLRENVATAEDWRRALGRVVPAVVVLRTNAYRAFDTESAGASYATGFVVDKRRGIVLTNRHVVKPGPVVAEAMFVNREEVPVHPIYRDPNKMIAGQFQELQ